From Dehalococcoidia bacterium, a single genomic window includes:
- a CDS encoding PAS domain-containing sensor histidine kinase, translating to MSLDHQPRKQHTTRIARDLNGNTLRRDGRADLPPLEAAAPAHRNAPSYHSLFQQHPDAIFAFDRERRLISLNPAAERLSGYTNGELLGRLLTELLAPPSRTRAQRALNRAARGQIAEVRVMLRRKDGERLDLRLALQPDVAQGALNGGFGIVRQDGFGQGAEADRSVMLAHTADAERRAGILAGASAVLDASVDSSDSAGAADADGTLAGLARLLVPGLADWCAIDLAAAGGVRRIVGESAALGGVDSSGGTAQIRSAQPEQANAERLLWVIRHGRPVFVPEMTAGHLVALAIDDEDLRRLQWLGINSFMRVPLSARGQTFGAIAFASAASGRRFTKADLALAEDLARRLGLAVDSARLDREVQRAVRARDEFLAALSHDLRTPLTSIKAFAQMLGRRAGRGDQVPSAAVIDTVNAINEAVSRIAAQLNEVLDRSRLHAGRPLQLERRPTDLVALCRRLIAAQQDEAADCRIALEAEPPGLIGMWDAARLERALGHLLANALKYSTAGSTTLITVGRVDAGGQPSALLRVIDHGIGIPERDLPHVIERFFGAGNARDRAPDGGSGLAETWEIVRQHGGDVTIASREGQGTTVTVTLPLGRQPEAGPRV from the coding sequence ATGAGCCTAGATCATCAGCCCCGCAAACAGCACACGACACGTATTGCTCGCGACCTGAACGGGAATACGCTACGCCGGGATGGGCGAGCCGATCTCCCGCCGCTCGAGGCGGCCGCCCCGGCCCACCGCAACGCGCCCTCGTATCATTCCCTCTTTCAGCAGCATCCGGACGCGATCTTCGCTTTCGATCGGGAGCGGCGGCTCATCAGCTTGAACCCGGCGGCGGAGCGGTTGAGCGGCTACACGAATGGGGAGCTGCTGGGTCGCCTGCTGACTGAGCTGCTGGCGCCGCCGTCCCGAACGCGGGCGCAGCGCGCCTTGAATCGCGCGGCCCGCGGCCAGATCGCGGAGGTACGCGTCATGCTGCGCCGCAAGGACGGCGAACGCCTCGACCTGCGCCTGGCGCTGCAGCCGGACGTCGCGCAGGGGGCGCTCAACGGCGGGTTCGGCATCGTGCGGCAAGACGGCTTCGGGCAGGGCGCCGAGGCGGACCGCTCCGTGATGCTTGCCCATACCGCCGATGCCGAGCGCCGCGCCGGCATCCTGGCCGGCGCCAGCGCCGTGCTCGACGCGTCGGTTGACAGTTCTGACTCCGCCGGCGCTGCCGACGCCGACGGCACGCTGGCCGGCCTGGCGCGCCTGCTCGTGCCCGGCCTCGCCGACTGGTGTGCGATCGACCTCGCTGCGGCCGGCGGCGTGCGCCGGATCGTGGGCGAGAGTGCGGCCCTGGGCGGCGTGGATTCGTCCGGTGGGACGGCACAGATCCGCAGCGCGCAGCCGGAACAGGCCAATGCAGAGCGGCTGCTGTGGGTGATTCGTCACGGCCGGCCGGTGTTTGTGCCGGAGATGACCGCCGGTCACCTGGTGGCGCTGGCGATCGACGATGAGGATCTGCGCCGGCTGCAGTGGCTGGGTATCAACTCGTTCATGCGCGTGCCGTTGAGCGCCCGCGGCCAGACATTTGGTGCGATCGCTTTTGCCTCTGCCGCCTCGGGACGCCGTTTCACGAAGGCGGACCTGGCGCTGGCCGAGGACCTGGCTCGCCGGCTCGGCCTGGCCGTTGACAGCGCACGGCTTGATCGAGAGGTGCAGCGGGCGGTACGGGCGCGTGACGAGTTCTTGGCGGCGCTGTCGCACGATCTGCGCACACCGCTGACCTCGATCAAAGCCTTCGCGCAGATGCTGGGCCGCCGCGCCGGCCGTGGCGACCAGGTGCCGTCTGCGGCCGTGATCGACACTGTGAACGCGATCAACGAGGCCGTTTCGCGCATTGCCGCGCAGCTCAACGAAGTGCTCGACCGCTCGCGCCTGCACGCCGGGCGTCCCCTGCAACTGGAGCGCCGCCCCACCGACCTCGTCGCCCTCTGCCGCCGGCTGATCGCGGCGCAGCAGGACGAGGCGGCGGACTGTCGCATCGCCCTGGAGGCCGAGCCGCCCGGCCTGATCGGCATGTGGGATGCCGCGCGGCTGGAACGCGCCCTTGGCCATCTGCTGGCCAATGCGCTCAAGTACAGCACCGCCGGCAGCACGACGCTGATCACGGTCGGCCGCGTCGATGCCGGCGGTCAGCCGAGCGCCCTGCTGCGCGTGATCGACCACGGCATCGGCATCCCAGAGCGAGATCTGCCACACGTAATCGAGCGTTTCTTCGGCGCCGGCAATGCGCGAGATCGGGCGCCCGACGGCGGCAGCGGCCTCGCCGAGACCTGGGAGATCGTGCGTCAGCACGGCGGCGACGTCACCATCGCCAGCCGCGAAGGCCAGGGCACCACCGTCACCGTCACCCTGCCGCTGGGGCGCCAGCCGGAGGCCGGCCCGCGCGTCTGA
- a CDS encoding VOC family protein yields the protein MIVRLDHVGVVAHSLDEARDVLVDKLGLPLDEQRSRGLNGSYFAPERTLNFFVTVGEGETQIEILIPQDTTSGVAKFLHKRGPGLHHLGYAVDNVPDDARVLRERGLEQIDLGGRATAAFFYPRSAMGILTELVPVRTLARLHTAAPAGR from the coding sequence ATGATCGTCAGGCTGGATCATGTGGGCGTTGTCGCGCATTCGCTGGACGAGGCCCGCGACGTGCTGGTGGACAAGCTGGGCCTGCCGCTCGACGAGCAGCGATCGCGCGGGCTGAACGGCTCCTACTTCGCGCCGGAGCGCACGCTCAATTTCTTCGTCACGGTCGGCGAAGGCGAAACGCAGATCGAGATCCTGATTCCGCAGGACACGACCAGCGGCGTGGCGAAGTTTCTGCATAAGCGCGGCCCCGGTCTGCACCATCTCGGCTACGCGGTGGACAACGTACCGGACGACGCGCGCGTCTTGCGCGAGCGCGGCCTGGAGCAGATCGATCTCGGCGGTCGGGCCACGGCGGCGTTCTTCTATCCGCGCAGCGCGATGGGCATTCTCACCGAGCTGGTGCCCGTGCGCACGCTGGCGCGGCTGCACACCGCGGCGCCGGCCGGCCGCTGA